From the Candidatus Schekmanbacteria bacterium genome, the window TCATCATAAGCTATTTGCCAGCAAAAATGGCCAAATAAGGTATCTCCCTTTAAAGGAGTTCCAAATCTCCCTTTAGGTTTTATAGTTATTTCATAAACTTTCAAAGGATCGCCCCCCATCGTTTTATTGAAAAGGGTTGAGTTCGCGAAATTTATTGTTTAAATCTTTTGGCTTCTCAAAGGTAAAAGATATACGGCCATAGCCACGGCTGCCACTACCGCCAAGACAATCCATTTCGAGGAGTTTAAGCCCATTCAAAAGATATTTATTGAATAACACATTATCACTTTCTTCAAGAATCTTAAATGTTAGCGAAAAATCAAATTCAGCTCCTGCCGGAACTCTTTCAATAAAACGCGGGTTCTCAGCTGTACCTTTTATTCGATTTATAGAATTTTCTGATTTTGTTTCTGTCAACAGTAATCGTTTGTTATCTGCATTTTCCTTCCACTTGGCATTGAGATAACAATCAGCAAAAGATACACGAGTTGGTCCAAATTCTGATTCATCATCTTTATCTGCACCACTGGAGCCAAAAATCTTTAATATGGCTTTACACTTCTCTTTATCTTCATCATTTTTAAGTTTTTTTAAAGTACTTCCTGATAGAACACTTCCGCCAGTATGAATTATCAATCCACTTTGCATCTCTAAAAGTGAACGCACCTTACCTTTTAGTGAAGAGCCGGGAATATAGGGCTCCATTGTATGGGGATGCTTTACGACTGGGTTATCAATACCTCCAATATGCATTTCATTTCCCCCACCCCCAATATGAAGACCGGTTAACAATTTTATTTTTCCTTCAATCTTTTTTATATCCATTAACTTCATTTTATTCCTCCTTATATTTAATTTTCTTTTGGCCTATAAAACCTATAATATCCCATAAAAGATTCAAAAAAATTAACGAAGACATCAAAATCTTCTTTATTATGTATTTGAGAAAGACAATCTGAAATGAGCTCTTTGAATTCTTCTGTAATATGCTTCCTTCCTAACGCATAAGCCGCTTTGGCTTTAAGCATATTTATATATGGCAAAATCTCTTCAAATTTTCCTTGTTCGGATTTGATTATGCTGTCATATCTCAAAACTTCATCATAAAATTTTCTAATTTGAGACGGTTTATTGCGATTTTCGCCAGCGTTATGTACTTTTTTTGCTTCTCGATCTGCAATTTCTGAAAAAAGTTGTGGGTTAATGACTTTATTTTCTTTATCCTTCCAAAATTCAATACCCATAAATTCCCCTCCATTACATTTAGTTATCTTCTATTATAAATTGTTTTCCATATTGGAATTCTCATTGCACCTGTATAATTTGAAATCCATTCTGCTGTTTTATTTAGCTGTTTAAGTATTCTTTCTTTTTCATCTCCATAGAAACTCTTGCCGGCATTGCGAACGAAATTATATCTAAAAAGAGATTTCCATTTTAGACACTCCCAATCTTCCGGATATATATCTTCTTTCTTTTCCAAAAGTTCCTGTTCAAGTTTTGCCATAGACGAAAAATAGTTATATTTAAATAACATTGCGTTATTTATGATTTTTTTATCGATCCATTCCTCAAGGGAATCACCTATTTTCAAAATCTCTCCGAAAGTTTCCCAGCTAACTGTTTCCCCAAAAAGAGTGACTGCATTTTTCTTTTTTCCATTGTCAGCGACAAAATTTTTCGAATTTTCAAGTGCTTCTTCAGAAAATTCTGCCAATATACGAATAGGTTCTGATGGTTTGTTTACTGAAATCCCCGCAGAAATTGTAATATCTGGATTATTGCATACGTAATCATCAAATGCTTTCCTTGTTTCATAAGCAAAATCAATAATCGTATTCCAAGGACCAATTAAAAAGAGGTCATCGCCTCCTGCAAAAATTGTATATATATCCTTGTAGTTAGAATGAGAACTTAGACGATAGGGAATATAAATGCTGAAAAAATAGTCCAGTTGGCGGCTAAAAGTTGCTAATCGTGAAATATTTTTATTTTTCAATCCATCTCTAAGAATGGTACCAAGTTTATCGATATCTGCTTTTAAAACACCTAATGCTTCTGTACCTTTTTTTGATTCTTTATCAATTGCCATCATAGCAATGTGATGAAATGTTTTTGGCTTATTTTCTTTGATGTCATTTATCAATTCTTCCTGCTTCTTTTCAGTTTTATCCCCTTGAAAATATCTGTCATCGTTTAAATCCTCACTAGCATATACCGGAACATATCCATTTAAAAATTTAACTGTTATATTTTTGGAAATACCTTCTTCTTGAGGATTTGATATATTCCAATATTTAAGCAAATCCCCCTTATGCGCTGCTTCAACTAATTTACCTTTGACTGAAAAGCTGATTTGATAAAAGTCAAAAATGGGATCCTTAAAGCATTCCCCCTTTATCTCTGCATCTTTTCTAAAAATTGCAATCTGATCATTTTTTACAAGATTCGTTCCAATAAATATGTGATCTCTACAAATTTTACAGGCAGATCCAGATTCATTTCCTAATGTAAGCAACTTATCATTTTCAACTTCTACATCTGAGGGCCTTTTCCCACAATAAGGACATAATTTTTTAGAAAGATCATTATTGAATGACGATAAATAAGTGCTTACCACACCGCCTTTTTGAGCAATTTTAAAACGGTTATGCTTTATTTCTTCTGAATCATTGTTGATTCTTTCAAAGAGAGAGTCAATTTTATTTGTACTTAAATCGTCAAGTTTTGCAGAGGTATACGATATTCCGATACTTGCTTCTCCGTAATACTTTTTTAAAAGCCAATCATTTATCTTTTCATTTACTCTTTCAACAGCTTCTTTTATTTTATTTGTATTTGGAGCAATAATCGTTGTTTTGCCTGCGGCTTTTAAAATTGTTGAAAGCGGAGTTAATCCACACTCTCTGCAAATCATATCTGCAGTTAGTTCTGAAAGTAATGAGATTGCAAATGACCTGCCGCGTAAAAGTTTTGCAGATGCTTTATTCGTAGCTCCCCCTTCGGAAAAAATGAAATCTTGGATTCCATAAAAATCTGTCCGAATAAAAAGCAGTTTATTTTCGTCCTCCTTTTTTATCTCTTCTATTGTCAAGGAATCATTTTCTTTATGATACAGGTACAAAGCTGAAGCAATAGCCGAAGTGGCTCTTGAATGGTCATATAAAGATATATCCGGTATTACATTTCCAACAGTTGCAGAGGGAATATGAGAAGCGAAAATCATATATAGAGTATCAAAATGTTCAAGCCACAAATTATAGATGTGTCGATGTTCTAATTTCTCTAAAGCAAATAAGAAATTTTTAAATAATTGCTCATATTCTTTACTTGCATCTTCATTGGAGATATCTTTCTTTTCAATTGGGAAAATAGTTGTAGGCGATAATTCGCTTAATTTATAGTTAAATTTATAATTATCTCTATCCATTATTCTTTCATTTTTTGTTAGGTTTATTGACTCAAAAATGGTAAGCAATCGAGTTTTTTTATAATCTTTTGGCAAAATTCCTTTGTTGTATTCCTCAAACTCACTTCTTTCAAAACCACTGCTTGTTCTATCCGCAACTGCAACAATCCATTGAAGAGGTGTTTCAGGTTTGTGGTGCATTGCTGCCAAATTTATAAATGAATCATCCAAACCCCAGTTGGCACTATTGAATTCTGGAGGTAGCAGT encodes:
- the cas10 gene encoding type III-A CRISPR-associated protein Cas10/Csm1; the encoded protein is MDENIYKIALAGLFHDIGKFAQRGGFNLDTEYFNNNAGLYLPSYNNNFTHYHALYTAAFIENIEKLLPPEFNSANWGLDDSFINLAAMHHKPETPLQWIVAVADRTSSGFERSEFEEYNKGILPKDYKKTRLLTIFESINLTKNERIMDRDNYKFNYKLSELSPTTIFPIEKKDISNEDASKEYEQLFKNFLFALEKLEHRHIYNLWLEHFDTLYMIFASHIPSATVGNVIPDISLYDHSRATSAIASALYLYHKENDSLTIEEIKKEDENKLLFIRTDFYGIQDFIFSEGGATNKASAKLLRGRSFAISLLSELTADMICRECGLTPLSTILKAAGKTTIIAPNTNKIKEAVERVNEKINDWLLKKYYGEASIGISYTSAKLDDLSTNKIDSLFERINNDSEEIKHNRFKIAQKGGVVSTYLSSFNNDLSKKLCPYCGKRPSDVEVENDKLLTLGNESGSACKICRDHIFIGTNLVKNDQIAIFRKDAEIKGECFKDPIFDFYQISFSVKGKLVEAAHKGDLLKYWNISNPQEEGISKNITVKFLNGYVPVYASEDLNDDRYFQGDKTEKKQEELINDIKENKPKTFHHIAMMAIDKESKKGTEALGVLKADIDKLGTILRDGLKNKNISRLATFSRQLDYFFSIYIPYRLSSHSNYKDIYTIFAGGDDLFLIGPWNTIIDFAYETRKAFDDYVCNNPDITISAGISVNKPSEPIRILAEFSEEALENSKNFVADNGKKKNAVTLFGETVSWETFGEILKIGDSLEEWIDKKIINNAMLFKYNYFSSMAKLEQELLEKKEDIYPEDWECLKWKSLFRYNFVRNAGKSFYGDEKERILKQLNKTAEWISNYTGAMRIPIWKTIYNRR
- the csm3 gene encoding type III-A CRISPR-associated RAMP protein Csm3, with product MKLMDIKKIEGKIKLLTGLHIGGGGNEMHIGGIDNPVVKHPHTMEPYIPGSSLKGKVRSLLEMQSGLIIHTGGSVLSGSTLKKLKNDEDKEKCKAILKIFGSSGADKDDESEFGPTRVSFADCYLNAKWKENADNKRLLLTETKSENSINRIKGTAENPRFIERVPAGAEFDFSLTFKILEESDNVLFNKYLLNGLKLLEMDCLGGSGSRGYGRISFTFEKPKDLNNKFRELNPFQ
- the csm2 gene encoding type III-A CRISPR-associated protein Csm2; protein product: MGIEFWKDKENKVINPQLFSEIADREAKKVHNAGENRNKPSQIRKFYDEVLRYDSIIKSEQGKFEEILPYINMLKAKAAYALGRKHITEEFKELISDCLSQIHNKEDFDVFVNFFESFMGYYRFYRPKEN